TGGCCTCAACTTTCACTTCTTTGTTTTCCAGCTCTTCAATGTAGCTCCACTTCTCCTCAGGTTTTGGCGGGATCACTTTCTCGTCTTTCTTCTGAGGTTTCACGGCTGGCTTCACCGGTTTGGTTTCAACAACAGGCTTTGCGGGTGGCTCACTGGTGGAAAGGTAATAGAGACCATAGCCAAAGCCTGCCACCAAGATCAGAGCGAGAAAAGCCCATTTGAAGGGGAATGCAGGTTTAGGAGGCTGCTTCTTGGTGTTTCGGGTTGGTTTACGTGGTGCTTTGCCACGCTTGACATAATCTCTGGTTGCCACTGATTTTCGTGTCTTTTCTGCTCAATAAAGGCTATATGGTACTGGCTCGCGAACTTGCGCGCCAGTACCAGTCTGACCAGATTAGCGTGATGGTGGTGCCACACTCTCGCGGATAACGAGTTGGGCATCAAGAAGGCGTGAACCTGCTTGCACATCATTGCCTTTGAGGATTTTCAGCAGCATTAACATCGCCTGACGGCCAATGTCGTAGCGTGGCTGGGAAACCGTGGTCAGGGCCGGGTCGCAGTATTCTGCGAACTGGATGTCATCGAAGCCGACAATCGAAATGTCATGCGGCACGCGGAACCCCAGTCGTTTTGCTTGCTGCATAGCACCAATCGCCATCACATCAGAGTGACAGAACACTGCGGTGGGTGGGGTTGGCAACGAAAGCAAGGTGGTCATTGCACGTGCGCCTGCTGCAAAGGTGAAATCACCGGTCACTGTGTAGGCAGGATTGATGGTCACGCCACCACGGCGCAGCGCCTGTTGGTAACCCTGTACGCGGAACTGGGTCAGTGCAGCATCAGGATCGCCGGTGATCTGCGCGATCTGCTTGTGGCCGACCTGAGTCAGGTAGTTCACGGCTTCAAACGCTGCGGTCAGGTTATCGATGTGAACGGTAGGCAGCTCTAGTTCTGGCGCATATTCACAGGCCATGACCAGTGGAGGCAGGTTCTTCTGCTCCGGCTTGCT
The nucleotide sequence above comes from Grimontia kaedaensis. Encoded proteins:
- a CDS encoding SPOR domain-containing protein, with protein sequence MATRDYVKRGKAPRKPTRNTKKQPPKPAFPFKWAFLALILVAGFGYGLYYLSTSEPPAKPVVETKPVKPAVKPQKKDEKVIPPKPEEKWSYIEELENKEVKVEASEPELSSRPYLMQCGAYRSASQADERKAMIAFQGLESHIKTSQGEKGLWYRVVLGPYPMKREAERDRNLLRRAGIEPCAIWYWN
- the cytR gene encoding DNA-binding transcriptional regulator CytR; this encodes MTRKRNYTMATMKDVAHLAGVSTATVSRALMNPEKVSASTRKKVEQAVMEAGYSPNSLARNLRRNESKTIVAIVPDICDPYFTEIIRGIEEAAMEHGYLVLLGDSGQQESRESSFVNLVFTKQADGMLLLGTDLPFDVSKPEQKNLPPLVMACEYAPELELPTVHIDNLTAAFEAVNYLTQVGHKQIAQITGDPDAALTQFRVQGYQQALRRGGVTINPAYTVTGDFTFAAGARAMTTLLSLPTPPTAVFCHSDVMAIGAMQQAKRLGFRVPHDISIVGFDDIQFAEYCDPALTTVSQPRYDIGRQAMLMLLKILKGNDVQAGSRLLDAQLVIRESVAPPSR